CGACGGCGTCGATCTCGGTGAGGCCGTGCTTGAGCAGGTCGGCCTGCTGCGCCATCTCCCGCGAGCGGGTCGACCGCTCGGTCAGCTCGGCGATCACCGCCAGCCACTCGGACCGGATCTCCTGGTACGCCCTGAGGGGCTTCGCAATGACATGGCCGGCGAACCGGTCGATCACCGCGCGCTGCTCGGCCGGGCGCAGCAGCCGCAGCTGGTCGTTCTGCCCGTGCACCGCGATCAGCTGCTCGGACAGCTCCGCCAGCACCCCGACGGGCACGGACCGGCCACCCAGGTGGGCCCGGGACCGCCCGTCGACGGCGATCGCGCGCAGCGCGATCACGCTGCCGTCCTCGTCCACGTCCGCGCCCGAATCGGTGACGATCCGCTCCGCGCCTTCGACGCCGGAGTAGGTGAACCGTCCCTCCACGAACGCCTTGAGCATTCCCGTCCGGACCTTGGACACCTCGGCGCGGCCCCCGGACAGCAGGTGCAGCCCGGTGACGACCATGGTCTTTCCCGCACCCGTCTCACCGGTCACGACGGTGAAGCCCGCGTGCAGTTCCAGCAGGGCGTCCTCGATGACTCCGAGGCCCTGGATGCGCATCTCGGCCAGCACGCCGCCTACCGTAGCGGCCACCACCGACACTCTGCGCGCGCGGGAGCCCGGCGAGTCGCCGATATGTTCGAATTAAGCGCTCAACGGGTTACTCAACGGGTTACTCGACGGGGCGCGCGTGCCGCTCGCGCCAGCTCTTCACCGGCAGCGAAAACTTCTGGACCAGCCGATCGGTGAAGGGGCCGTCCCACAACCGCACCAGGCGCACCGGGATCTTGCCGCAGGTCACGCGCACCCGCGCGCCCGGCTCCAGGTCGATGGGCCGGGTCCCGTCGCAGGTCAGGACCGCGGACGAGCCGTCGGGGTCGATCCCGACGGTGATCACCGAGTCGCGGGAAACGACGAGCGGGCGCGAGAACATCGCGTGCGCGTTGCTCGGCACGACCAGCAGCGCCTGGACGTCCGGCCAGATGATCGGGCCGCCCGCCGAGAACGCGTACGCCGTCGAACCGGTCGGTGTGGCGCACAGCACACCGTCGCAGCCGAACGCGGACACCGGACGGCCGTCGACCTCGATCAGCGCGTCCAGGACCCGTTCGCGGGTGCTCTTCTCCACGCTGGCTTCGTTGAGCGCCCAGGTGCGGGCGACCTCTTCGCCGTCGTGGGTGACCGTGACGTCGATGGTCATCCGCTCTTCGACCTGGTAGTCGCCGTCGACGACGCGCTGCACGGTGTCGGCCAGCGCGTCCGAGTCGGCCTCGGCGAGGAAGCCGACGCGCCCGAGGTTCACACCGAGCACGGGCACCCCGGCGGGGCGCGCGACCTCGGCCGCGCGCAGCAGCGTGCCGTCGCCGCCGAGGACGAAGACCAGCTCCACGCCTTCGGCGGGGTTGTCGTCCGCGGCGACGACGGTGCACCTCGACCCGGCACCGTGCTCGTCCGGGTTGATCAGCGCACAGACGTCTTCCTCGATCACCCGGATCCGGATGCCTGCCTTGGCGAAGCGCGCCGAAACCTCGCGCGCGGCTTCACCCGTCGCTTCACGATCGGGATGCACCATGAGGAGCACTTCACGTTCGGTGGTCATGCGGGCCCTTCCTCGACGGCGGTTCGGACGAGCCGCTCGGCCTCAGACCTGTCTACCGTGTCCACTGTGGACTCGGCCACATGTTCTTCAGTGACACGGACTTTCTTCAGCCAGACGAAATATTCGACGTTCCCGGACGGCCCGGGCAGCGGGCTGGCGGTCACCCCACGCAGCGCGAGCCCGAGCTTCGCGGCCTCGTCGATGACGGTGAGCACCGATTCGGCGCGCAGTTCCGGGTCGCGGACCACGCCACCGCTGCCGAGGCGGTCCTTGCCGACCTCGAACTGCGGTTTCACCATCGGCACCAGATCGGCGCCGTCGCGCGCGCAGGCGGCGAGCGCGGGCAGCACGAGTTTGAGGGAGATGAACGAAAGGTCGCCGACGACGAGGTCGACTTGCCCGCCGAGGTCGTCGGGCGTGAGGTTGCGGACGTTGGTGCGATCCATGACCACTACACGTTCGTCGGTGCGAATCCGCCAGTCGAGCAGGCCACGGCCCACGTCGGCGGCGATCACGGTCGCGGCGCCGTTCCGGAGCAGGACGTCGGTGAAGCCACCGGTGGACGCGCCGGCGTCGAGGCAGCGCTTGCCCTCGACGCTGAGGCCCGTGAACGCTTCCAGGGCACCGAGGAGCTTGTGCGCGCCGCGGGACGCCCAGCCGGGGTCGTCCTCGTGCTTGACGACGATGGGCGCGTCGGATTCCACGCCGGTGGCGGGTTTGGCCGCGACCATGCCGCGGACGGTGACCTTGCCGCCGGTGATCAGGGCCGACGCCTGCTCGCGCGACCGCGCGAGGCCGCGCCGAACCAGTTCCGCGTCGAGGCGGGCCCGCTTGGGCACGCCGATCAGACCTTGTCGATGCTGGACAGGGCGACCGTCAGCTCGGTGTGCACGGCGTCGAAGCGCTCGACGTGCTCCGCGAGCGGCAGCGAGTCGAGGTCGTCCAGCCCGGCGACGGCTTCGTCGATGCCGGCGCGCGGGTCGGTCTGCGGCGAGAACGAGCCGGGCGGCGGGCCCGGGACGGGATAGGGATGGTCCTGCACAGTGCAAACGGTATCAGTCAGGACAGACCGAGCCGCGCCTTGGCGTCTTCGTCCGGCTCGGTGACGCCCGTCTCCCACGCCGTGTGGCAGAGCGCGCGGAGCAGATCGAGGTCGTTGCCATCCCCGGTCGCGGTCAGCACGCCGTCCTGGGTGGTGACGGACCAGCCCGGGCGCGGCCCGATCCGCAGGTCCTCCGGGTTGCTGGTGAGCGCGGTGAGGTCGTCGGCGAGGTACGTCCCCCGCTCGGCCGGAATCGCCTCGATCAGCTGTTTCGGCGTCGCGACACCGGACAGGACGACCAGGGAGTCGATGCCCGCGGCGACCGCGCCGGCGATGTCGGTGTCGAGCCGGTCGCCGACGACCAGCGGCCGTTCCGCGCCGGCCGACCGCGCCGCGGTCTCGAACAGCAACGGCTCCGGCTTCCCGGCGACCAGCGGTTCGACGTCGGTGGCGGTGCGCAGCGCGGCGACCATCGAGCCGTTGCCGGGCAGCAGGCCGCGCTCGCTGGGCAGCGTCGCGTCGACGTTGCAGGCCACCCACAACGCGCCGGCGCGGATGGCGAGGCAAGCCTCGGCCAGCGCGGCCCACGTGTTGTCGGGCGAGTGCCCCTGCACGACGGCCCGGACGTCGTCGCCGTTCTCCCGCACCGGCTCGAGCCCCGCCTGGGCGACCTCGGCGGCCAGCGATTCGGTGCCGACGACGAGGACCTCGGCGCCGGGCTCGAGCCGCTCCTTCAGCAGGACGACGCCGGCCTGGGCGCTGGTGTGCACCTCACCGATCTCGGCGGCCATGCCGAGCTCGGTGAGGTGCGCGACGACCTCGTCAGGCGCCTTGGAGGCGTTGTTCGTGACGAACCGGACGGGCGTGCCGTGCTCCCGCGCGGCCCGCACCGTCTCCGGGGCGCCCGGGATCACCCGGGTGCCGTGGTAGACGGTGCCGTCGAGGTCGAACAGGACCGCGTCGTAGGCCGCGAGGAGTGCGTCACTCATCGGTCGCTTCGGTGTCCTTCTCCTCGGCGTCCTTGTTTTCGGTGTCCTTGTTTTCGGTGTCCTTGTCTTCGTTCGCCAGGTCCGCGGCCCGCTCGGCGGCGTCGGTCTCGTCCTCGGCGTCGGCCTCGGCGGCGTTGAGGAACCAGCGGACGGCCTCCTCCTTGCGCCCGGCGGCCACCAGGTTGTCGGCGTAGGCGTAGAAGAGCCGCGCGCTCCACGGGTCGCGCTTCTCCGGCTTGAGGTCGTCACCCTGCAGCGACACCACGGCGGCGTCGATCTGCCCGAGGTCCCGCCGGGCGCCGGCCGCGACGATCGCGAGCTCGATCTGAGTCGCCTTCGCCAGCTTCGCGGTGTCGACCTCCTTCGCGAGGTCGAGGGCCCGCTCGGGGCGCCCGAGCGCACGCTCGGCGTCGGCGATGATCGCGATGTGGTCGTCGGTGCGGGTCATCCGCCGGACGGCCCGCAGTTCGGAGAGAGCCTCCGACCAGTTGCCGGACTGGTAGGCGACCAGGCCGAGCGCTTCGCGGACGATCGGGACCCGCGAGGCCTTGGCCTTGGCGTACTTGGCGTGCTCGAGGGCGGCCTCGGGATCGCTGTCGATCAGGCCGCCGGCGGCGACGAGGTGCTTCCCGACGGTCTCCGCCAACCCCTTCGGCAGGGTCCGCAGCTCGCGGCGGGCCTCCTCGTCGAGGTCGGAGAACTCGATGTCCTCGGGCAGTTCGGGCGCTTCGAGGAGCTCCTTGGCGAGGGCCTCGTCGTCGAGCGGGGCACCGACCCGGGGACGCGGGTCGCGGCGCGGCCGCTCGTCCCGGCGGTCCTTGCGGTCCCCGTGGTCCCGAGGAGTGGAACGGCTGTCGTCCCGGCGCTGGTAGCTGCCGGCGGAGCGCTCGTTCCGGCTGTCGCGGCTGTCGGTGCCACGGTCGCCACGCTCGTCCCGGCTGCCGCGGTCGTCGGAGCGGAAGCCGCCCGAGCGGGTGCCGCGGTCGTCGTCGCGACGCTGGTAGCCACCGCGGTCGCCGCGCGAGTCGTCACGACGGTCGCTTCCACCGCGGCCGCGGTCGTCCGAGCGGAAACCACCCGTCCGGGCACCCCGGTCATCATCGTCACGCCGCTGGTAACCACCGCGGTCATCGGAACGGGAACTGCTCGGCCGGGCCCCACGGTCGTCATCGCGCCGCTGGTAACCACCACGCGAATCACTTCCGCCGCGCCCACGGTCGTCGGAACGGGAACCACTCGGCCGCGCACCGCGGTCATCGTCGCGCCGCTGGTAACCACCACGCGAATCACTTCCGCCACGCCCGCGATCGTCGGAACGGGAACTGCTCGGCCGGGCCCCACGGTCGTCATCACGGCGCTGGTAACCACCACGCGAATCACTTCCGCCACGGCCACGGTCGTCCGAGCGGAAACCACCCGTCCGGGCACCGCGGTCGTCGTCACGCCGCTGATAGCCGCCACGGTCGCCGCGCGAATCGCTTCCGCCGCGCCCGCGATCGTCCGAGCGGAAACCGCCCGGCCGCGCGCCACGGTCATCGTCCCGGCGCTGGTAGCCGCCACGGCCGCGGTCGTCGTCGCGGCGGCCGGAACCGCCGCGGTCCTCCCAGCGTGGTTTGCGGTCGCCGTAGGCGGACTTGCCCTGCGGACGGCCGCCACCCGGCCGGCCACCGCGGTCGTCGCTACCGCGGCCGGACCGGCTGTCCGAGTTCTCGTACCGGCCACCGGAACGGTTGCCGCCGCGATCCTCGTCGCGGCCGCCGCCGGAACGGCTGGGACCGTCGGAATACCGGCTGCCACCGCCCGGCCGGCCACCGGCGTCGCGGTTGCCGTAGCCGCCGCGGCGGTCGTCGCGGTCACCGAAGTTGCGGCCGCTGTCACGGCCCTGACCTGCGGTTCCTCCGCGCTGGTCGCGGTCGCGGGGACCGTCGCCGCTGCGGAAGGGCTTGCCGCCACCACGGACACCGTGGTCGTCACGGCGAGGCCGTCCCTGGTGACTGTCGCGGCCGCCGCGGTCCTGCCGCGCTCCGCGCCGGTCTCCTCGTGGTGCGTCCGACCGGCTCCGGGAGCCTTCGTCCCGGCGTGCCGACCGGCCGGACCCATCATCCGCTGAGTCTCGTCGACCGATCTCGGACACCTGGCCTCCTGCCTGGAAAAATCTTGTTCTGGACATACGCGTACGGCCCGCTAGGGCAGCCAACTGGCTATCCTAACGGGCCGTACGGAAGGTAAGTTCGGCGGTGTCCTACTCTCCCACAACCCTTCGGTTGCAGTACCATCGGCGCTGTCAGGCTTAGCTTCCGGGTTCGGAATGGGACCGGGCGTTTCCCTGACGCTAAAACCACCGAAACACTCCGAAACAACACACCCTCTGGGGTGGTGTTTCAGAACCGTAGAGTGGATGCGCAACATCTTCGTAGGCAAGTCCTCGGCCTATTAGTACCAGTCAACTCGACAACACATTACTGTGCTTCCATTTCTGGCCTATCAACCCAATGGTCTGTTGGGGGCCTTAACCCACAAAGGGGTGGGATACCTCATCTTGGAACAGGCTTCCCGCTTAGATGCCTTCAGCGGTTATCCCTTCCGAACGTGGCCAACCAGCCATGCCCTTGGCAGAACAACTGGCACACCAGAGGTTCGTCCGTCCCGGTCCTCTCGTACTAGGGACAGCCTTCCTCAAGTATCCTACGCGCGCGGCGGATAGGGACCGAACTGTCTCACGACGTTCTAAACCCAGCTCGCGTGCCGCTTTAATGGGCGAACAGCCCAACCCTTGGGACCTACTCCGGCCCCAGGATGCGACGAGCCGACATCGAGGTGCCAAACCATGCCGTCGATATGGACTCTTGGGCAAGATCAGCCTGTTATCCCCGGGGTACCTTTTATCCGTTGAGCGACACCCCTTCCACCAGGAGGTGCCGGATCACTAGTCCCGACTTTCGTCCCTGCTCGACATGTCTGTCTCACAGTCAAGCTCCCTTGTGCACTTGCACTCAACACCTGATTGCCAACCAGGCTGAGGGAACCTTTGGGCGCCTCCGTTACTCTTTAGGAGGCAACCGCCCCAGTTAAACTACCCATCAGGCACTGTCCCTGAACCAGATCATGGCCCGAGGTTCAGATTCCCAATTCGACCAGAGTGGTATTTCAACAACGACTCCACAACAACTAGCGTTGCCGCTTCACAGTCTCCCACCTATCCTACACAAGCCGAACCGAAAACCAATACCAAACTATAGTAAAGGTCCCGGGGTCTTTCCGTCCTGCCGCGCGTAACGAGCATCTTTACTCGTAGTGCAATTTCGCCGGGCCTGTGGTTGAGACAGCCGGAAAGTCGTTACGCCATTCGTGCAGGTCGGAACTTACCCGACAAGGAATTTCGCTACCTTAGGATGGTTATAGTTACCACCGCCGTTTACTGGCGCTTAAATTCTCAGCTTCACCCCCGAAGGGATTAACCGGTCCTCTTAACGTTCCAGCACCGGGCAGGCGTCAGTCCATATACATCGTCTTGCGACTTCGCATGGACCTGTGTTTTTAGTAAACAGTCGCTTTCCGCTGGTCTCTGCGGCCACCCACCCCTAGCCCGTAAAGGACTTCAGGATGTTTGGCCCCCCTTCTCCCGAAGTTACGGGGGCATTTTGCCGAGTTCCTTAACCACAGTTCACCCGATCGCCTTGGTATTCTCTACCTGACCACCTGTGTTGGTTTGGGGTACGGGCCGTGCATGCACTCACTAGAGGCTTTTCTCGGCAGCATAGGATCACTCTACTTCACCTCAAACGGCTACGCATCACGTCTCAGCCTCATGAAACACGGATTTGCCTATGTTCCGGCCTACACGCTTACACCAGGACAACCATCGCCTGGCGGAGCTACCTTCCTGCGTCACCCCATCGCTTGACTACTACGAAATCAGATCCCACGCTCCACACACAAACCTCCATCCGAAGACTTCAGCTCATGGCTTTGGGTGGTTAGTATCAAACGCCTCGTCATGGGCGCACATGCTCGGGTACGGGAATATCAACCCGTTGTCCATCGACTACGCCTGTCGGCCTCGCCTTAGGTCCCGACTTACCCTGGGCGGATTAGCCTGGCCCAGGAACCCTTGGTCATCCGGCGGCAGAGTTTCTCACTCTGCATTCGCTACTCATGCCTGCATTCTCACTCCCACACCCTCCACGACTGGCTTCCGCCGCCGCTTCCCCGGATGCAGGACGCTCCCCTACCCATCCACACCACTAGACAAGGACTTCAAGAGTCCAAGCCGATGTATTGCATGAATGACACAGCTTCGGCGGTGTGCTTAAGCCCCGCTACATTGTCGGCGCAGGACCACTTGACCAGTGAGCTATTACGCACTCTTTCAAGGGTGGCTGCTTCTAAGCCAACCTCCTGGTTGTCTGGGCAATCCCACATCCTTTCCCACTGAGCACACACTTAGGGGCCTTAGCTGGTGTTCTGGGCTGTTTCCCTCTCGACGACGAAGCTTATCCCCCGCCGTCTCACTGCCGTACTCTAACACCACGGTATTCGGAGTTTGGTTGATTTCGGTAACCCGGTAAGGCCCCTAGACCATCCAGTAGCTCTACCCCCGTGGAGAAACATACGACGCTGCACCTAAATGCATTTCGGGGAGAACCAGCTATCACGGAGTTTGATTGGCCTTTCACCCCTACCCACAGCTCATCCCCTCAGTTTTCAACCTAAGTGGGTTCGGGCCTCCACGACGTCTTACCGTCGCTTCACCCTGGCCATGGGTAGATCACTCCGCTTCGGGTCTAGACCACGCGACTACAGACGCCCTATTCAGACTCGCTTTCGCTACGGCTACCCCACACGGGTTAACCTCGCCACGCAGCACTAACTCGCAGGCTCATTCTTCAAAAGGCACGCCATCACCCAACAAAGCAGGCTCTGACGGCTTGTAGGCACACGGTTTCAGGTACTCTTTCACTCCCCTCCCGGGGTACTTTTCATCTTTCCCTCACGGTACTAGTCCGCTATCGGTCTTCAGGAAGTATTTAGGCTTACCGGGTGGTCCCGGCAGATTCACAGCAAATTCCACGAGCTCGCTGCTACTCGGGAACACCACCAAGGTCCTTGAAACTGGTTTTCGCGTACGGGGCTCTCACCCACTCCGGCCCGCCATCCCAAGCGGTTCCACTAACCAGCACAACAACCCGAAGAGATGTCAGTCTCCTCAAGGCGGGTC
This window of the Amycolatopsis balhimycina FH 1894 genome carries:
- a CDS encoding tetratricopeptide repeat protein; this translates as MAETVGKHLVAAGGLIDSDPEAALEHAKYAKAKASRVPIVREALGLVAYQSGNWSEALSELRAVRRMTRTDDHIAIIADAERALGRPERALDLAKEVDTAKLAKATQIELAIVAAGARRDLGQIDAAVVSLQGDDLKPEKRDPWSARLFYAYADNLVAAGRKEEAVRWFLNAAEADAEDETDAAERAADLANEDKDTENKDTENKDAEEKDTEATDE
- a CDS encoding HAD-IIA family hydrolase, which produces MSDALLAAYDAVLFDLDGTVYHGTRVIPGAPETVRAAREHGTPVRFVTNNASKAPDEVVAHLTELGMAAEIGEVHTSAQAGVVLLKERLEPGAEVLVVGTESLAAEVAQAGLEPVRENGDDVRAVVQGHSPDNTWAALAEACLAIRAGALWVACNVDATLPSERGLLPGNGSMVAALRTATDVEPLVAGKPEPLLFETAARSAGAERPLVVGDRLDTDIAGAVAAGIDSLVVLSGVATPKQLIEAIPAERGTYLADDLTALTSNPEDLRIGPRPGWSVTTQDGVLTATGDGNDLDLLRALCHTAWETGVTEPDEDAKARLGLS
- a CDS encoding TlyA family RNA methyltransferase, with protein sequence MPKRARLDAELVRRGLARSREQASALITGGKVTVRGMVAAKPATGVESDAPIVVKHEDDPGWASRGAHKLLGALEAFTGLSVEGKRCLDAGASTGGFTDVLLRNGAATVIAADVGRGLLDWRIRTDERVVVMDRTNVRNLTPDDLGGQVDLVVGDLSFISLKLVLPALAACARDGADLVPMVKPQFEVGKDRLGSGGVVRDPELRAESVLTVIDEAAKLGLALRGVTASPLPGPSGNVEYFVWLKKVRVTEEHVAESTVDTVDRSEAERLVRTAVEEGPA
- a CDS encoding NAD kinase, with the protein product MTTEREVLLMVHPDREATGEAAREVSARFAKAGIRIRVIEEDVCALINPDEHGAGSRCTVVAADDNPAEGVELVFVLGGDGTLLRAAEVARPAGVPVLGVNLGRVGFLAEADSDALADTVQRVVDGDYQVEERMTIDVTVTHDGEEVARTWALNEASVEKSTRERVLDALIEVDGRPVSAFGCDGVLCATPTGSTAYAFSAGGPIIWPDVQALLVVPSNAHAMFSRPLVVSRDSVITVGIDPDGSSAVLTCDGTRPIDLEPGARVRVTCGKIPVRLVRLWDGPFTDRLVQKFSLPVKSWRERHARPVE